TAACGAGCAACTCGCGGCCGTAAACAAGGAACTTGAAGCGTTCACGTACATTTCCAGCCATGATTTACAGGAACCATTGCGTAAAATACAGACCCTGATTTCGCTGGTGCTTGAGAAAGAATCACCCACGATGACAGAAAGCGGCAGGAATTATCTCGAACGCATCCGCAGTGCGTCAGAGCGGATGCAGTCACTGATCAAGGATTTGCTTGCTTATTCGCGCGTCAATACAGAAAATTTCCATTTCGAACCCTACGATCTGGATACGATTGTGGGAGAGGTCGTGAGTGATCTTGACGAAGAACTACGGGACAGCCGCGCCGTAATCGAGGTTAAAGGCAGTGGCACAATCCGAATCATTACGACCCAGTTCAGGCAGTTGGTGACCAACCTGATTTCCAATTCAGTCAAATTCTCGCGGGAGAACGTAACGCCGCACATTACCATCGGGAACAAGACCGTCCGCGGTACCGAGGTACCTTTCGCAAACGCCGTTCCCGAAAAAAATTATTCGCTGATTACCGTAATTGACAACGGCATCGGCTTTGACATGCAATACCGTGAGCGGATTTTTGAGGTGTTCCAGCGGCTTTACTCGAATCAGCAATATGCGGGAACGGGCATCGGACTGGCCATTGTGAAAAAAATCGTGGAGAACCATGGCGGTTTCATTTCAGCGGAAAGCGTTGAAGGAGAAGGAACTGCCTTCAATATCTATATCCCGAACTGAGCCTTCCGTCCAAATTCCGTAACAAAACTTCCAAATTCCGTAATGGGATTTCTGGGGCATTTTGGCAATTTTACCATGTGAAAACCAAAACAAATCCTAATCATTAAATCCTGGAAATCATGAAAGCAAAATTATTGAGAATGCTCGTCCTGGTTACAATATTACTCACGTTTACAAACTGCGAGCTGGTGGAAGGCATTTTCAAAGCCGGTGTAGGTGTCGGAATCTTTATCGTGGTAGCGATAATCGCCGCCGTCATCTATGTTATCAGCCGTTTCGGGAAGAAATAAAAGGCCTAAAAAATCCCGCTCTGAAGGCGGGATTTTTTTATGTTAAGCGTACATCTTCCTGCGCAATTCCTGAATTTTCTCATCGTCAAGATACTCATCAAACGTCATGTAGCGGTCGATTACGCCATTCGGGGTCAGCTCAATGATGCGGTTCCCGACGGTCTGTGCAAACTCGTGATCATGTGTAGTGAAAATAACGGATCCCTTAAAGTTCTTAAGCGAGTTATTGAACGCCGTAATCGATTCCAGATCAAGGTGGTTCGTAGGCTCATCGATCATCAGGACGTTGGCACGTTCCATCATCATGCGCGAGAGCATGCAACGGACTTTCTCACCTCCTGACAATACTCGTGATGTTTTCAATGCCTCTTCGCCTGAAAAAATCATTTTCCCCAAAAAGCCACGGATGTACACCTCATCGCGCTCTTCCTCGGTTTTCGCCCATTGCCTGAGCCAGTCTACCAATGACAGGTCATTTTCAAAAAAATCGTGGTTTTCCACCGGCAGGTACGCCTGGTTGGTGGTAACACCCCAATCGAATGTTCCGGAATCCGGCTTCATGTTGCCGTTCAATATCTCATAAAATGCCGTGGTTGCACGGGAATCTTTTGAGAACAGCACGATTTTATCGCCCTTCGCCATATTGATATCGACGTCTTTGAAAAGCACTTCGCCGTCAACGGAAGCACTGAGGTTCTTTACGTTAAGTATCTGGTCTCCCGCCTCGCGTTCCTGGTCAAAGATAATTGCAGGGTACCGGCGGCTTGATGGCTTGATTTCAGAAATATTGAGCTTGCTGATCATTTTCTTACGCGAAGTGGCCTGCTTGGATTTGGCCACGTTGGCACTGAAACGGCGGATGAATTCCTCCAGCTCTGCCTTCTTTTCCTCAGCTTTCTTATTCTGTTGGGCGCGTTGTTTTGCGGCCAACTGACTTGACTCATACCAGAATGTATAATTCCCTGAATAATGGTTGATTTTTCCGAAGTCAATGTCGGAGATGTGCGTGCACACCGCGTCAAGGAAGTGACGGTCGTGAGAGACCACAATCACGGTATTTTCATAGTTGGCAAGGAAATTCTCAAGCCAGCCGATGGTTTCAAAATCGAGGTCGTTTGTTGGCTCATCCATAATCAGTACGTCCGGGCTTCCGAAAAGTGCCTGGGCGAGCAGCACACGCACCTTGAGCTTGGCATCGACATCGGCCATCAGCGTATAGTGCAGGTCTTCCCCAATACCGAGATTGGAAAGCATTGCAGCGGCGTCCGAATCAGCGTTCCAGCCGTTCATTTCCTCAAACTGCACCTGTAGTTCCCCTATGCGGTCGGCATTCTTATCATTGTAATCCAGGTACAATTCATCCATTTCCTTTTTCACGGCATACAACACCTTGTTACCCATCATGACCGTTTCGAGTACCGTGTGCCCGTCAAACATGTTGTGGTTTTGGTTGAGCACCGACATGCGCTTGCCCGGCTCAAGGAACACGTGGCCTGACGTCGGGTCGATATCGCCCGCGAGGATTTTCAGGAAGGTTGATTTTCCGGCACCGTTCGCACCGATGACCCCGTAAATGTTGCCATCGGAAAAGGTCGTGTTCACTTCGTCGAACAATATCCTTTTGCCAAATTGTACCGATAAATTATTTACTGTTAACATGAATTGCTTCTTTATAAAATTTTTGCAAAAGTAGAAAAAATAGTGGAGATTTACCCGAGAAGTTCTACGTAACCGACAGGTCCGGCTCCGGCAGCGGCCATATCAGGGGATCGCAGAAACGGACAGGTAAAGCGCACGTTTACATTTAACGCTGCATTAACAATATAATCACCTGTAACTGAATATTTTTGCTTACTAATCTGAAACGATGCAATACCCCTGCGTGATGATAAGACTTTTACTCCCCGCCTGTCTTGTTCTGTTGTTCGGTTCCTGTAATAAACCATTCGGCAATGAGGATTATACCGCCTTTTTCGGTGGAGAAGTTTCAAATCCCACAAGCCCATACGTGCTTTTCTGCAAAGACACACAGGTGATTGATACGATCATGCTCAGGGATGACAATACTTTTTTTGTCAAATTTGACTCGCTGTCGCCCGGATTGTACACGTTCAAGAACGAACCGGAATACCAATACGTCTACTTTGACAAAAATGACAGCATCATGGTGCGGATCAACGCCAATGATTTTGACGAGTCGATTGTTTTCTGCGGACGCGGCGAAGAGAAGAACAATTTCCTGATGGAACTGTACCTCAAAAACGAGCATGAAAAGAAAAAGATTTATGACGTTTTTGAATACGATTATCCCCATTTCAAGAAGAACATCGATTCGGCATACGCATCGAAAGAGAAATTTTACCATTCCAAAAAAGAATCCATACAGTGGAACGACGACTTTGATTCTTATGCAAAGGCGATGCTGGACTTCAACTACTACTCCAAGAAGGAAATTTATCCTGTCGTACACGAAATGCGCACCGGCGTGGCCATGAAAAGAAAACTGCCGGGCAATTATTATGCACACCGGAAGACCATCAATTACAATGATGCCAGGCTGACCGAGTTCTCTCCGTACGTAAAATACCTGACGTACATGCTCAACAATATGGCGTTGCAGAAAGACCTGCCCAATGCCACCGAAGCCGATAAATCTTTGGAAATGCATGTACGCAAAATGCACATCGCCGATTCGCTGTTCCAAAACCGCGCCATTAAGAACACCATCCTGAACAACATCGCCTTTACGTATTTGCTGGAAGACCAGAATATCGTTAACAACAAGAAATTCCTGGACCAGTACCACCGGCTGTCGACTGATAAAAGCAAACACAACGAAATCCTGAAAATCGGCGATGCCATCCAAAACCTCAGGGAAGGCAACGAACTCCCCACAGTGGGCCTCGTAAACCTGAACAATGAGCAGGTCGATTTCAAATCGCTCATCCACAAGAAAACGGTGCTGTTTTTCTGGACGCGAAATCTGGAATCGCATGTGATTGCCGCGCACAAGATTATTTTGGAGCTGATCAGGAAACATCCGGATTACCAGTTCATCGCCATCAATGTTGACCGCGACCAGGAAGAATGGCGCAAAGACATGGCCAATTATAAATTTGACGGCATACAGGAATACCGTGCCGCAGATTTCGAACTTATGAAGGAGAAATGGGTCATCAATAAGATCCACCGTACGATGATCCTGAACGCCGATGGCACCATAAATAACGCGTTCGTAAGCTTGTTCGATGCGAAGTTTGAAGACCACCTGCGGTAATCCGACCCGACAAAAAGAAATAAAAAATCCCGACGATTGTGTCGGGATTTTTTTATGTTCATCTCAGCGAGGTGGTTTCACTGATTTCGTAGTTGTTCGGTTTATTGGTTTCCCTTCTGATAGTCGGCGATAAACTGCGCCAGGCCAATATCCGTCAACGGGTGCTTCAACAATCCAAGGATCGCGGAAAGCGGACCGGTCATCACATCGGCACCGATCTTCGCACAGTTTACGATATGCATCGTGTGACGCACCGAAGCGGCAAGGATTTCGGTTTCGTAGCCGTAGTTGTCATAAATGCCACGGATTTCCTCAATCAGGTTCAGTCCGTCAGTCGACACATCATCGAGACGCCCGATAAACGGGGAAACATAACTCGCGCCGGCTTTCGCAGCCAATAATGCCTGCCCCGCCGAGAATACCAACGTGACATTCGTCCTGATGCCTTTTTCAGAGAAATATTTACAGGCTTTCACGCCGTCTTTGGTCATCGGGAGTTTCACGACGATCTGGTCATGCAGGTCGGCCAGCTCCTCGCCTTCCTTCACCATACCGTCGAAATCTGTCGCAATCACTTCAGCGCTCACATCGCCATCGACAATATTACAAATGTCCACATAATGCTTCAGGATGTTGTTTTTCCCGGTGATGCCTTCTTTGGCCATCAGTGACGGATTGGTGGTTACGCCATCCAAAACACCCAATGCCTGTGCTTCCCTGATCTCGTTCAGATTGGCGGTGTCGATAAAAAATTTCATGTTTAAATATTTAAAGAGTTGTGTTATTTATCCGGGCGTTCCGCTTCGTAACTCGCGGCGGGCTTTTCGCTGCAATCTTTTTTTGCCATCAGCTCATGCCGCTGATTTTGAAAACCGGCAGGCAAAAAAAGGATTTCCGCTGCAATCCCTAACGCGGACGCGCGGCGAAATTACGATTATACTTTTAAGTGACAAAGTCGCAAAGTAACAAAGTTTTAAAGTCCGCTCAGACCAAAGGGTCTTTGCTGTTTCGCCATTGCGTACGGTATCCAGCTACAGTTTATAATGCCGCATCAGCATCTTTTCATACATCCTGTCCGGCAAAACACGCTTCAGGATAATTGAAAAACGCTGCATAAAAGTGCCCACCTTATAATGGATTCCGGGATCTTGCTTTTGCATAATCGCATAAACGGCCAATCCCATTTCGTGCGGATTGGCACCGCTGTCAACGTGCTCGTTCATGGTTTTCAGGATATTTCCGTATGAAGTTTCATACGCTGAACCCGGAATCAACGGCGAATGAAAACGCCCGGCAGCGATATTCGTCGCGAAATCACCCGGAGCAATGTTTGTTATTTTGAGGCCAAACGATTTCACTTCCATCCGCAATGCTTCGGTAATCAGTTCCAAAGCGCCTTTTGACGCAGAATAAATCCCGCGGTATGGCAATCCCATATACCCGGCAATCGAGGTGATGTTGACGATCAATCCTGATTTTTGTGAACGCATTTGTGGCAACACGGCTTTCATGACTGCAATCGGGCCAAAGAAATTCGTATCAAAATTGTTCTTCATCTCTTTCAAGGGCGTTTCCTCGATCGGGCCGGTAATGCCTACACCGGCGTTGTTGACCAGCACATCGATACGGCCTTCTTTCGAAATCAGTTCGGAAACCGCATTTTGTATGCTTTGGGGATCACGCACATCGAGTGCCAGTAAAGGAAAAACGGAATCTGTGACCTTTGCGGGATTGCGGCTGGTGCCATAGACTTTAAAATCTTTTGAATGGAGGAATTCGCCTATGGCTTTTCCAAGACCGGAGGAGCCACCGGTGATTAGGACAATTTTGTTCATGTGTGGTCGGGGTTTTAGCCCTGATGGCAGCGGCATCCTTTTTCCTGCTTCTTTAGCAGGGAAAAGATACAGCGGACAGCAGGATTGGCTTCAAATCAATACAGCCCAAAAATAAAAAATCCCGATAAATCGGGACCACAAAAAAAAGAAAAAATGGCAAGCGACCTACATCGCACCGCTACAACCGCGTACCCTTGCTATGTTCCCATCCTGGGGGATTCTGCAGGAGCTGGTCGTGTAGGACTTGCCGTTGCAAATATACAATCTTTTTGTATTTTCGCAAGGCCGTTGAAGAGAATCGTCGGCAACAATCCATTTTCCGATTTAAAAAAACACCATGAAGAAATATAACCTGCTCGCTGTCATTTCGTTAAACCTGATTATGCTTTCCTGCGGAGATGAAAATAAAACCCATTTTGCGTTTGATGAAACCAAAATCGAGGCACATTACACCAATTCAGAGTCGGCGGCACTGACAATTTTAAACGCCGACAACAAGGAAATCGACAGCGTCGCCTATTTTGTAAATGACAAACGGGTGGCAGGCGCAAAAGACCTTAAGCCGGTAAACCTGCCATTGGCGGGTTATAAGCTCGGCTATCAGGAGGTGCTGGCGAAAATTTATTTTGGTGGAAAGACCGAAGAGATCACGAGCCGTGTGGAGGTGGTGTCTTCGATCACGCCGAAATTGCTCACCTATAAGGTATTGAATACCTACCCGCACGACATCAGCTCTTTTACGGAGGGATTGGAATTTTACCGCGACACGCTGCTTGAAGGCACCGGACAATATGGGTCGTCGAAACTGCTGAAAGTGGATTATAAGACGGGCAAGATCTTAAAAAGTGCCGATTTGCAAAGCCAGTATTTCGGCGAAGGGATTACGGTAATCAATGGGAAAATATACCAGTTGACCTATAAGGAGAAAACCGGCTTTATTTACAACGCCGATACCTGGAAAATTGAAAAGACCTTTACCTTCGACAAGGACATAGAGGGCTGGGGCATGACGCATGACAACCAATACATCTACCAGACCGACGGTACCGAGAAAATCTGGAAAATGGACCCGTCCACACAGAAAATGGTAGATTATATCAGTGTGTATTCGTCGTCGGATAAAATCAAATCGCTGAACGAACTGGAGCTCATCGACGGGGAAATGTACGGAAACATTTGGCAGAAAGACCTTATTGCCATCATCAACCCGGCTACGGGCGAGGTTACTGCAGCCATCGATCTGTCGGAGCTCAGGAAATCGCTGACAAATCCGGAAGCCGAAGTCTTGAATGGGATTGCTTACAATCCAAAAACAAAAACGATTTTCGTTACCGGGAAAAACTGGGATAAAATATTTGAAATCAGCGTGTTAAAATAAGCTGTAGCGAACAGCGATTTACTGTCATTCCTTAAAATATAGTTAAATAACTATTTTTATAGTTGCATAACTAGAAATATAGTTGTAAGTTTGGTTTCAAATTTACTGCTATGCAAAATCTCACGAACAAGGAAGAAGAAATCATGCACATCTTATGGAAGCTTAAAAAAGCTTTTGTAAAGGACATCATGGCTGAAATCACCAACGAGCAGCCACACTACAACACACTCTCGACCATCGTACGCAACCTGGAAGAAAAAGGGTACGTGGCCCACACCGCTTATGGCAACACGCACCAGTACTTCCCTATCGTCGCATTGGAGGATTACAGGAAGAAATTCATGAATACGGCGATTGAGCATTATTTCAATAACTCGTATAAGAACATGGTGTCATTTTTTGCGCAGGAAGAAAAAATCTCTGCGAAGGAACTCCGTGAAATCCTGGACATCATCGAAAAGAAATGATTATGGAAACGCTGCTGCTTTATCTGATCAAATCCGGCGCGTTGATGGCCTTGTTCTTCTGTGGCTACCAACTGTTGCTGCGGCGGGAGACCTTTTTTGATGCAAACCGCTGGTATCTGCTGGCTGGTTTATTCGCCTCGGTATCGCTGCCGCTGCTGTATGTAAAAAAAATAGTCTGGATTGAAGCCCCGAAATTCACCGCAGCACAATTGACCGCCCTGTCGGAGTCAGTTGGGAAGCAAGCAATGCAACAGCCGGCAATGCAGGCGATTGACTGGGCAGCGATCACCTGGTACGTCTACCTCGCGGTCTGTCTGGTGCTGACGGTAAAAGTCATGGCCAATATCATTTCGTTGTTCCGACTGCTTCACAGGCAGCGGGCCGTGAAAATGGGCACATTTACGCTCGTGGATCTCGACCGGGATGTGGCACCCTTTTCGTTCTTCAATTACATCGTTTACAATTCTGCCAGGTATTCTGACGACGAATTGCAAAGCATACTGAACCACGAGAAGGTGCACAGCCGCGAACGGCATTCCATCGACGTACTGGTGATGAAGGTTTTCAGCATTATTTTCTGGTTCAATCCATTTGTCTGGTTGTACAAAAAGGCCGTTTTGCAAAATCTTGAATACATAGCCGACAGAAAGGCCGTGAGCCAGTTGCACGACAAACGCGCTTACCAGATGGCCCTGCTCCGGGCGGTCACCTTACCGAATTACTTATCAATTACCAATAATTTCAATCAATCACTAATCAAAAAACGAATCGTTATGCTAAACAAGAATCAATCCAAAAACAGGAATTTGTGGAAATATGCCCTGATGTTGCCACTACTCGCTGCCTTTATGCTTTACTTTCAGGTGAAAGTGATTGCACAGCAAAAACAGGTACAGGTGACCGCTGACCAGCCTTTTTCAGGGCAGCACAATGACCCCGACCATTTCAATTTTGTCATCGACCGAAATACTTCCGATGCTGAAATCAAACAGGAAATTCAACGCCTCAAAGCGCTTGGCGCAACCCTAAAGATTTCACGGGTCAAACGCAACAGCAAAGGCGAAATTATTGCGGTAAAAATCAATTATAAGGATAAAAATTCTTCCATAGAAAAATATGTGAACGGCACAGCCGCAATTGACCCGATTTACTTCAGCAAGAATGACGACTTCACCGGATTCGGCCAGCCGGAAAAACGAATTGCCATAACTACACACCGTAGTGAAGACGAAGAGGATAACGGAATCTTTACGTTTTCCTTTAATGATGATGAGGCACCAGAAGCACCCGAACTGCCGGAAGCGCCCGAGGCCCCGGAAGCACCGGAACCGCTTGACCCATTGGACTTCAAATTCGATTTTGACCAGAATAACGTCATTGTAAAAAGCGTTACGGGCAAAGACGGCAAAACAGTGGTAACGGTCAATGGCAAAGTGGTCGCCGATGTGGATGTAGACAAAATCATGGCGGACATGGCGCCAATCATCATAGATGGTGAGACCATTTCGCTGGGCGGCGGCGACAGTAAAGGCAAAAAAGCCATTATTATCAAAAGTAAGGAGATGAGGAACAAGGCGAAGCAAGCGATGGACTACGCCAAAATCCAAAGGGAGCAGGGCGATATCCAAAGGGAAGCCGCCGAGGAGATGCGGAGCAGCTTCGAGGAAATGAAGGTACAGCAACGCGAACAGATGCAGAAAATGAAAGCCGAGATGGATGCTATGCGCGCCGAGCTTGAAAAAACCCGTGCCGAAATCAAGAAACAAAAATAAAGTTAGTGCCTGGGCCCAGAAATGGGCCTTTTTTTATTTTTCGGACAAAGCGACGACATGTCGTCCGATTGGGACCACGACCTTCAGCGGTCCGGAGCTGTGCAATGCGTGTCTACCTGCCCAACAGACCGGATATTCAGATTGTAAGAGCAATCAAAACATGACAAACAGCGAGAGGACACAACAGAGACCTGACACAGAGCGGTTTGCAGATCAAAGGCGGATCGCATGCATAAAATATTCAATAATTATCATTTGCCGATTTGCAAATAATGTATTTTTGCCTATATTTGCACCCGCAAACAAGTTCACCGAACTGCTGTATAATAACAAAGGACGGTGAAATAATGAGGCCTCGTGGCGCAACTGAATAGCGCATCTGATTACGGCTCAGAAGGTTACTGGTTTGAATCCAGTCGAGGTCACGAATTTTGATAGTCAATGACTACAAGCGATAACAAAAGCCCAGTATTTACTGGGTTTTTTCGTTTTAAGTCGTATCTCTTCCCGTTTCTTTTTCGGGCATCCTGCATTCGCAGCCCTGAATACCGTCAAACCTCTCGACCGCAAGGCCTCTTACTATTTTTCGACGACAGGCACAAACACATATCCATTTTAATTTAGTTCAAAATAACTGAAGTTCAGTGTGTTTGTACTTATATTTGTTAACGGCGACCGACAGTAGCCGCTGCGCGATTGAAATACAAAAGAAATACCGTTCCAATGGTGTCAGAGACCATGGTGCTGCAGCATGGGAGCTGATATCCAAGCAGCTGTCTTTAAAAAGCGAAGCAATGAGTAGCTTGCTCTTCTTACAACACATCAATACAAATCAAGATGCCTGAAAACAAATTCAATACCAACGGACTGACTGACGCTGAAGTACTGATCTCGAGGCAGAAATATGGCCAAAACCTGCCCGCTTACAAAAAAAGCAACAGGTTCCTCGATACGCTGATCGGAATGGTGAAAGAGCCAATGATAGTCCTGCTGTTGGCTGCATCCATCATTTATTTTATCAGCGGAAAGAGTTCGGATGGTATATTCCTGGTTTCGGCCATTGTTTTGATTGCACTCATTTCATTGTTCCAAAACGCCAGGAGCCACAATGCGCTGGAACAATTGAAAGATATTATCAAACCCAAATGTACTGTCATCCGGAATGGAATGGCACTCGAAATTAAAACAGAGGAAATCGTCATTGGAGACAGCCTGATGGTAGAAGAAGGCACTTTTATTGCCGCCGATGGCACCATCACGCAATTGAATGATTTTTCTGTTAATGAGTCCATCCTGACCGGCGAATCGATTGCAGTAAGTAAAGACAAAGCTTCGGATGACAACAAGATTTATCAGGGCACCACTGCGGTTGGGGGCCTGGCCATTGCGACCGTTACTGCGATCGGCAGTCAAACGAAACTGGGAAAAATCGGGAGAAGTCTTGAGGGGATTGCTGAAGAAAAAACACCACTGGAAGTCCAGATTGGAAATTTCGTAAAGAAAATGGCCGTGGCCGGCGCGTTGGTTTTCCTCGTCGTCTGGGCGATCAATTTCTTCCATTCCTATAATGTATACGACAGCCTGCTCAAAGCGCTGACGCTCGCCATGAGCATCCTTCCGGAAGAGATTCCAGTGGCCTTTGCGACTTTTATGGCGATTGGCGCATGGCGGATGATGAAGGAAGGCATCGTAGTGAAACAGATGAAAACAGTCGAAACTTTAGGCAGTGCCACTGTGATCTGTGTCGATAAGACAGGTACCATAACAGAAAACAAAATGAGCCTGGATAAAATCTTTAGTTTACGATCCGGCAAGATCACCGACCTGAGCGCCTCATTATCCATCGATGAAAAATACCTGATTACAATGGCCATGTGGGCAAGCGAACCGATTCCGTTCGACCCGATGGAAATTGCGCTGCACCACGCCTATCAGACAACAGCTAAAAAAGACGAGCGCCCCGATTTCAAGTTGGTGCACGAATATCCGCTGTCAGGAAAACCGCCCATGATGACCCATATTTTTGAAGGACCATCAGGTGCGCGGATCATTGCAGCGAAAGGGGCTGCGGAATCTATCATGGTAAACGCCGCGCTTACTGAGGATGAAAAGCGCTCGGTGATGCAAGCCATCAAAGATTTTTCAGCCGACGGATATCGGATATTGGCGGTTGCAGAAAGTCATGCCAGTAGTCAAAACTATCCGAAAACACAACAGGAACTGCCTTTTGAATTCATTGGATTGCTGGCTTTCCATGATCCACCAAAAAAAAATATCGCGTTGGTGTTTCAACATTTTTACAAAGCAGGAATCGATGTGAAGATCATCACGGGCGACAATGCGGAAACGACTGCGGCCATCGCGAAACAAATCGGGTTTGCAGGCTATGAAAAAAGCATTTCGGGAGAGGCACTGATGCAGCTTTCCGAACAAGAATTAAAAATCAGGGTTTCCGATACCAACCTGTTTACACGCATGTTCCCGGAAGCCAAACTAAAAATCATCAATGCGCTCAAAGCCAATAACGAGATTGTCGCCATGACCGGTGATGGTGTCAATGACGGGCCGGCGTTAAAATCAGCGCACATCGGTATAGCGATGGGTAAAAAA
The nucleotide sequence above comes from Flavobacterium magnum. Encoded proteins:
- a CDS encoding sensor histidine kinase; the encoded protein is MRKPKHIQIRVIFIFAVVFLLSLSIYCYTRINELTKSYYLVDHTNFVKLELEKYGSTVKDIESAQRGYLLTKDSVYYKEFNDHVGKLPGKIEVLRLLTKDNKRQQEYVDVLELLTKKRVSAMRFTMALGDISKMPKEQRYKNRAQRAYFRQHINRMIALEDAVLKSRTKFMERQSALTPLFTVFLMISALIVLILAYYGINRELRISDRLKGSLEDSKKQLTERNQSLQANNEQLAAVNKELEAFTYISSHDLQEPLRKIQTLISLVLEKESPTMTESGRNYLERIRSASERMQSLIKDLLAYSRVNTENFHFEPYDLDTIVGEVVSDLDEELRDSRAVIEVKGSGTIRIITTQFRQLVTNLISNSVKFSRENVTPHITIGNKTVRGTEVPFANAVPEKNYSLITVIDNGIGFDMQYRERIFEVFQRLYSNQQYAGTGIGLAIVKKIVENHGGFISAESVEGEGTAFNIYIPN
- a CDS encoding ABC-F family ATP-binding cassette domain-containing protein; protein product: MLTVNNLSVQFGKRILFDEVNTTFSDGNIYGVIGANGAGKSTFLKILAGDIDPTSGHVFLEPGKRMSVLNQNHNMFDGHTVLETVMMGNKVLYAVKKEMDELYLDYNDKNADRIGELQVQFEEMNGWNADSDAAAMLSNLGIGEDLHYTLMADVDAKLKVRVLLAQALFGSPDVLIMDEPTNDLDFETIGWLENFLANYENTVIVVSHDRHFLDAVCTHISDIDFGKINHYSGNYTFWYESSQLAAKQRAQQNKKAEEKKAELEEFIRRFSANVAKSKQATSRKKMISKLNISEIKPSSRRYPAIIFDQEREAGDQILNVKNLSASVDGEVLFKDVDINMAKGDKIVLFSKDSRATTAFYEILNGNMKPDSGTFDWGVTTNQAYLPVENHDFFENDLSLVDWLRQWAKTEEERDEVYIRGFLGKMIFSGEEALKTSRVLSGGEKVRCMLSRMMMERANVLMIDEPTNHLDLESITAFNNSLKNFKGSVIFTTHDHEFAQTVGNRIIELTPNGVIDRYMTFDEYLDDEKIQELRRKMYA
- a CDS encoding TlpA family protein disulfide reductase gives rise to the protein MIRLLLPACLVLLFGSCNKPFGNEDYTAFFGGEVSNPTSPYVLFCKDTQVIDTIMLRDDNTFFVKFDSLSPGLYTFKNEPEYQYVYFDKNDSIMVRINANDFDESIVFCGRGEEKNNFLMELYLKNEHEKKKIYDVFEYDYPHFKKNIDSAYASKEKFYHSKKESIQWNDDFDSYAKAMLDFNYYSKKEIYPVVHEMRTGVAMKRKLPGNYYAHRKTINYNDARLTEFSPYVKYLTYMLNNMALQKDLPNATEADKSLEMHVRKMHIADSLFQNRAIKNTILNNIAFTYLLEDQNIVNNKKFLDQYHRLSTDKSKHNEILKIGDAIQNLREGNELPTVGLVNLNNEQVDFKSLIHKKTVLFFWTRNLESHVIAAHKIILELIRKHPDYQFIAINVDRDQEEWRKDMANYKFDGIQEYRAADFELMKEKWVINKIHRTMILNADGTINNAFVSLFDAKFEDHLR
- the fsa gene encoding fructose-6-phosphate aldolase, with translation MKFFIDTANLNEIREAQALGVLDGVTTNPSLMAKEGITGKNNILKHYVDICNIVDGDVSAEVIATDFDGMVKEGEELADLHDQIVVKLPMTKDGVKACKYFSEKGIRTNVTLVFSAGQALLAAKAGASYVSPFIGRLDDVSTDGLNLIEEIRGIYDNYGYETEILAASVRHTMHIVNCAKIGADVMTGPLSAILGLLKHPLTDIGLAQFIADYQKGNQ
- a CDS encoding SDR family oxidoreductase produces the protein MNKIVLITGGSSGLGKAIGEFLHSKDFKVYGTSRNPAKVTDSVFPLLALDVRDPQSIQNAVSELISKEGRIDVLVNNAGVGITGPIEETPLKEMKNNFDTNFFGPIAVMKAVLPQMRSQKSGLIVNITSIAGYMGLPYRGIYSASKGALELITEALRMEVKSFGLKITNIAPGDFATNIAAGRFHSPLIPGSAYETSYGNILKTMNEHVDSGANPHEMGLAVYAIMQKQDPGIHYKVGTFMQRFSIILKRVLPDRMYEKMLMRHYKL
- a CDS encoding glutaminyl-peptide cyclotransferase: MKKYNLLAVISLNLIMLSCGDENKTHFAFDETKIEAHYTNSESAALTILNADNKEIDSVAYFVNDKRVAGAKDLKPVNLPLAGYKLGYQEVLAKIYFGGKTEEITSRVEVVSSITPKLLTYKVLNTYPHDISSFTEGLEFYRDTLLEGTGQYGSSKLLKVDYKTGKILKSADLQSQYFGEGITVINGKIYQLTYKEKTGFIYNADTWKIEKTFTFDKDIEGWGMTHDNQYIYQTDGTEKIWKMDPSTQKMVDYISVYSSSDKIKSLNELELIDGEMYGNIWQKDLIAIINPATGEVTAAIDLSELRKSLTNPEAEVLNGIAYNPKTKTIFVTGKNWDKIFEISVLK
- a CDS encoding BlaI/MecI/CopY family transcriptional regulator; this encodes MQNLTNKEEEIMHILWKLKKAFVKDIMAEITNEQPHYNTLSTIVRNLEEKGYVAHTAYGNTHQYFPIVALEDYRKKFMNTAIEHYFNNSYKNMVSFFAQEEKISAKELREILDIIEKK
- a CDS encoding M56 family metallopeptidase, which codes for METLLLYLIKSGALMALFFCGYQLLLRRETFFDANRWYLLAGLFASVSLPLLYVKKIVWIEAPKFTAAQLTALSESVGKQAMQQPAMQAIDWAAITWYVYLAVCLVLTVKVMANIISLFRLLHRQRAVKMGTFTLVDLDRDVAPFSFFNYIVYNSARYSDDELQSILNHEKVHSRERHSIDVLVMKVFSIIFWFNPFVWLYKKAVLQNLEYIADRKAVSQLHDKRAYQMALLRAVTLPNYLSITNNFNQSLIKKRIVMLNKNQSKNRNLWKYALMLPLLAAFMLYFQVKVIAQQKQVQVTADQPFSGQHNDPDHFNFVIDRNTSDAEIKQEIQRLKALGATLKISRVKRNSKGEIIAVKINYKDKNSSIEKYVNGTAAIDPIYFSKNDDFTGFGQPEKRIAITTHRSEDEEDNGIFTFSFNDDEAPEAPELPEAPEAPEAPEPLDPLDFKFDFDQNNVIVKSVTGKDGKTVVTVNGKVVADVDVDKIMADMAPIIIDGETISLGGGDSKGKKAIIIKSKEMRNKAKQAMDYAKIQREQGDIQREAAEEMRSSFEEMKVQQREQMQKMKAEMDAMRAELEKTRAEIKKQK